From a single Cyprinus carpio isolate SPL01 chromosome A3, ASM1834038v1, whole genome shotgun sequence genomic region:
- the LOC109047261 gene encoding serine/threonine-protein kinase/endoribonuclease IRE1-like, which yields MMAWGVCSRALVWIITAILCWSHCSLMGFCGSSTVSVPESLLFVSTLDGNLHAVSKRSGTIKWTLKEDPVLQVPTHVSEPAFLPDPNDGSLYSLGGKNNEGLTKLPFTIPELVQASPCRSSDGILYMGKKQDVWYVVDLLTGEKQQTLTSSYAEMLCPSSSLLYLGRTEYTITMYDTKSRELRWNATYSDYAFTLPDDDTKHNMAHFVSNGDGLVVTVDSESGDVQWVQNYNSPVVAIYIWQREGLRKVPHTNVAVETLRYLTFMSGEVGRITQWNYPFPREKKTKDKLMSTLYVGKHSSGLYASPSLVHDGVTVVPRGRTFPMLEGPSNQESSVEDEQECVITPSTTVKFNAALKERNHFNFMRNSLLLIGHHETPPDAHNKILEKFPESIPRQHINVIPPATEKTIEEKVNESGMEDSSPLPPPVSSLQEKPSRIPRVETPVDSMLKDMATIIFCTFLLAGWVAFIITYPKSVHKQQQLQHQQFQQQMEEKLQLLQRQQLIFQPPTDLPPDTDFLEAAHTRSESSTHSSPNITPRASNHSNMSQSEMGHSANEHEDAEEESNIVRIGNITFNPRDVIGHGAEGTIVYRGQFDNRPVAVKRILPECFSFADREVQLLRESDEHPNVIRYFCTERDRQFQYIAIELCNSTLQEYVERKDFNRHGLEPVTLLEQTMSGLAHLHSLNIVHRDLKPHNILVSMPNTHGRVKAMISDFGLCKKLAVGRHSFSRKSGVPGTEGWIAPEVLSEDAKHNPTCMVDIFSAGCVFYYVVSEGHHPFGKSLQRQANILLGAYSLDHLDPNRHEDIVARNLIEQMLSMEPEKRPLADRVLKHPFFWSLEKQLQFFQDVSDRIEKEPLDGPIVRQLERGGRVVVRGVWRDHITVPLQTDLRKFRSYKGGSVRDLLRAMRNKKHHYRELPDEVQETLGSIPDEFVSYFTSRFPLLLQHTHLAMRFCAVERPFLPYYHASELLTHHTVAQCVPQTPPTQHSSPSVPSGLSSSSQTSAAPHELSDTLSEMAVLPEITTEPIQTVPVPPTLSKQETGAP from the exons ggCTTTTGCGGCAGCAGTACGGTGTCTGTACCAGAGAGTCTGCTCTTTGTGTCCACACTGGACGGAAACCTTCATGCGGTCAGCAAGAGATCCGGAACAATCAAATGGACCTTAAAAGAAG ATCCTGTTTTGCAAGTCCCAACGCATGTGTCAGA GCCTGCATTTCTCCCAGACCCCAATGATGGCAGTTTGTACTCTCTCGGAGGGAAAAATAATGAAGGTTTGACG AAACTGCCGTTCACCATTCCTGAGCTGGTCCAGGCATCTCCCTGTCGCAGTTCTGATGGCATCTTATACATGG gTAAGAAGCAAGACGTGTGGTATGTGGTGGATCTGCTGACTGGTGAGAAGCAGCAGACACTGACCTCTTCCTACGCTGAGATGTTATGTCCATCTTCATCTCTGCTCTACCTCGGCCGCACTG AATACACGATCACTATGTATGACACCAAGAGCAGAGAGCTGCGCTGGAACGCTACTTATTCTGACTACGCTTTTACCCTTCCAGACGACGACACCAAACACA ATATGGCCCACTTTGTGTCCAACGGTGACGGTCTGGTGGTGACAGTGGACAGTGAGTCTGGAGACGTGCAGTGGGTTCAGAACTACAACTCCCCTGTGGTAGCGATCTACATCTGGCAGCGCGAGGGACTGCGCAAAGTCCCTCACACCAATGTTGCTGTGGAAACGTTGCGTTATCTCACTTTCATGTCAGGAGAGGTGGGCCGCATTACACAGTGGAATTATCCATTTCCTCGGGAGAAGAAAACCAAAGATAAACTGAT GTCCACACTGTATGTAGGGAAACACTCCTCTGGCCTGTATGCGTCTCCCTCCCTGGTGCATGATGGAGTTACTGTTGTG CCTCGTGGCAGGACGTTTCCCATGCTGGAGGGCCCCAGTAACCAGGAGTCAAGTGTGGAAGATGAGCAGGAGTGTGTGATCACTCCCAGTACCACAGTGAAGTTCAATGCAGCACTGAAAGAGAGAAACCACTTCAACTTCATGAGGAATTCGCTGCTGCTGATAG GTCACCACGAGACACCGCCTGATGCTCATAATAAAATTCTGGAGAAATTTCCAGAGAGCATCCCTCGCCAGCATATCAACGTCATTCCCCCTGCCACAGAGAAGACTATTGAAGAG AAAGTAAATGAGAGTGGAATGGAAGACAGCAGTCCTCTGCCTCCACCCGTGTCATCCCTGCAGGAGAAACCCAGCCGCATCCCACGTGTGGAGACTCCAGTGGACTCCATGCTGAAGGACATGGCCACCATCATCTTCTGCACTTTCCTTCTGGCTGGCTGGGTGGCCTTCATCATCACCTACCCCAAG AGTGTCCACAAGCAGCAGCAATTGCAACACCAGCAATTTCAGCAGCAGATGGAGGAAAAGCTGCAGCTCCTGCAGCGGCAGCAGCTCATTTTCCAGCCACCCACTGATCTGCCTCCTGACACTGACTTCCTAGAGGCAGCCCATACCCGCTCTGAGAGCTCCACCCACAGCAGTCCCAACATCACCCCACGAGCATCCAACCATTCCAACATGTCCCAGTCTGAGATGGGTCATTCGGCTAATGAGCATGAGGATGCCG AAGAAGAATCCAACATTGTCAGAATTGGAAACATCACATTCAACCCCAGAGATGTAATTGGACATGGTGCTGAGGGAACTATTGTGTACAG GGGTCAGTTTGATAACCGTCCAGTGGCTGTGAAGAGGATTCTCCCAGAATGCTTCAGCTTTGCCGACCGTGAGGTTCAGCTGCTGCGTGAGTCAGACGAGCATCCAAATGTGATTCGTTATTTCTGCACAGAGAGAGACCGTCAGTTTCAATACATTGCCATAGAGTTGTGTAACTCCACACTACAAGAG TATGTGGAACGAAAGGATTTTAACCGCCACGGTTTGGAGCCAGTGACACTGCTAGAGCAAACCATGTCTGGACTGGCTCATTTACATTCTCTTAATATAG TCCACAGAGATCTGAAGCCGCACAACATCCTGGTGTCGATGCCGAACACACATGGGCGTGTGAAGGCCATGATCTCAGACTTTGGCCTGTGCAAGAAGCTGGCAGTGGGCAGACACAGCTTCAGCAGGAAGTCTGGGGTCCCGGGCACTGAGGGCTGGATTGCTCCAGAAGTGCTCAGTGAGGATGCAAAGCATAACCCT ACCTGCATGGTAGACATCTTCTCTGCAGGCTGTGTGTTTTACTATGTGGTATCTGAAGGCCACCACCCCTTTGGAAAGTCCTTGCAGCGGCAAGCAAACATTCTGCTGGGTGCCTACTCGCTGGACCACTTAGACCCTAACAGACACG AGGATATTGTGGCCCGAAACCTGATCGAGCAGATGTTGAGTATGGAGCCAGAGAAGAGACCCTTAGCAGACCGAGTGCTAAAACATCCCTTCTTCTGGAGTCTGGAAAAACAGCTGCAGTTCTTCCAG GATGTTAGTGATAGAATTGAGAAGGAACCGTTAGACGGACCAATCGTGAGACAGCTGGAGAGAGGAGGACGGGTGGTGGTCAGAGGTGTTTGGAGGGATCATATCACAGTGCCTCTACAGACTG ATCTTCGCAAATTTCGTTCATACAAAGGCGGATCGGTCAGAGATCTTTTACGTGCCATGAGAAACAAG AAACACCATTACCGAGAGTTACCTGATGAAGTCCAGGAAACACTGGGATCCATTCCAGATGAATTTGTCTCCTACTTTACCTCCCGTTTCCCTCTTCTTCTGCAGCACACACATCTGGCCATGCGTTTCTGTGCTGTGGAGCGACCTTTCCTGCCTTACTACCATGCTTCTGAACTGCTCACACACCACACAGTAGCACAGTGTGTGCCACAGACTCCCCCCACACAGCATAGCAGTCCATCAGTGCCCTCAGGCCTGTCGTCGTCCAGTCAGACATCAGCAGCTCCACATGAACTGTCAGACACACTGTCTGAAATGGCAGTCTTACCCGAGATTACCACAGAGCCCATACAGACAGTCCCAGTGCCGCCCACGCTGTCCAAACAGGAGACTGGAGCTCCTTAG